CAAAGTTCGCTCATCCCCCAGGTCTAGGGTAGCAATGGTTGCTAACttaaatgtgacatcagtgcaaggggtctatccatccattttggtATATCACTACAGTAACGTGGCCGctttgacggcttcagccatcaaagtagaGCTTTTTTCCTCGGGAACATTACAGCAGTGGTTTCACGTtgtcttctactggattattatagaggttttctccactcaaccattcacactcacattcacacccacagacaatttagagacaccagttaacctaacctgcatgtctttggactgtgggggaaactggaggaaacccatgcagacacagggagaacatgcagacttcacacagaatggcccccggtggccactgggctcgaacccagaaccatcttgctgtgaggtgatagtgctaaccactacacaaccatgcCACCTTAAGGGGTCTATAGGCAGTTTGAATTTCAATTagatgtaaaattgttttttttttaaatagattttGTTTATCTGCAGATCATTATTAATTAGaaggaaaaaaagacaaaatCTTGAGGATGTTTGTGCGGACCGTCTGAAGGGAGTCTGAGCCATCCTGAGACTCCTCAGGCAAAAGCACCACCATGCTGAGTTCTTCCTCTACATAGGGTAAATCCAGAACCTGCAGCTTGTACTCATCAATGTACTTGAAGAGGAATTTCTTCTTCTTGTACATCATTTGCACTGGTTTTGTCTCATTCTAACAAACATACATACACAAACAGTCATGAGCAACATTTAACTATACAGAGAAACTGGATTATGAAGACTGAAGTATTATAAAGCAAACGTGAATTATGTGACTTCCACCTTATTTATCTTAAAGGGCATCTCTTTAGTGTCTTCAGTATTAAACACATCTTTCCATTTTCCTTTGAAATAAATAGCGTTCACCAAGGCAAGTCGAGTCATTGCTGTGACCATCCCTGGCTGCAGAATGTCTTTGATTTTACCTAAAATCGAAGACAACATTGAAGACCTGAACATGGTCTTAAACACAGCTGTTGCATGATGTGCATTATGgtgtagattttgagagaatattTATGTCTCTAAATGGATTTGGCTCTTACCCTCAGTCTTCTCTTCCACCCAGTGGTTGATGAGCTTCCGTGACTCTTCTGATGATCCAATGAAGTCTACTGCCTGCATATCAGCTTGATACAACTTCTGAGTAGAGTCCAAAAATTCCTGCAACAAAAAGTACAACATACTCAGGACACATTTCCCCCGTACAAACACCTGAGTAAAATCTGTCTCGTTTCAGATTTGCTCCAGATATCACAATACAAAAAATTGTATTTTAGTTTAGGTGTTGACCTTGATAGtcttgggtatgactttaaattgcaaccggtggtgagtctcaggttcaGGACATCTTGAGTATTGGAGAaattggagttaccccttaatcaccattgctcccagatcCGCTCTGACCtggacctgcctgggttccagctatgggttaaacagtacatcaccaataaggcgctggcagcagggcactttttggtgcagtgtggcagatgaacccaacagggtcaatggcacaccaccagatggcatgcagaagggcCACTCAAATGgctaatggatggcatcacttggcaagtcagttgtaaCTGCAGGGCAACTCCCatgcccatcaggtctgtggcacttctgtgcaccacttggcatcaggtctgaagatccagagagacaacacgatggggacacgtcatcgtttgtcttaccttactgtgcaaggcgcttcattaggaaattgcagcccatctgcatttctatgCCTCCTAATTAtgtgctagcaatggacagccgctgcccttgtataatctgaggaggtaGATGGGATCAGATACTATTCAGTAGCCCCTGCAAAAAggccagcactgtgtgtgtgagtgaacaaGGCCCCCATACTATGGGCTCTAGAACTCATTTCCTGGACTTCTGTGACAGTCATTAAGTTGCCCACCAGCCCAGGGGCAAATCCCACAGGGCAAGGCAGTCTGGCCAGGGGTGCATTTACATATGGCCCCGAAAGCAGAGTTCAGGAGTTGAAATTCAGAATTTGGTGTCGCAAACGAAGCTACACATACTGTATTTTCACCAACTTCAGATGTGGATAGTTGCTTGCAACGCCAGTCAAATGGCACTACCGTAGGTGTTTTCTGGATTTGCAAAgtgaggaaaaaacaaaacaaaactactcTCAGAACCTCTAGTAGTAGCTAGAGGTATGGCTTTGAAAACTGCTTAAATAGTTTTGGGTTGCTGAACAATGTAGcactgcatttttattttttgtcaccTCACAGTATGTTAAGAATTGGTGTTATCAATCGGTGAACCTCTAGAACCTATTTTATCCTTTACTGACAGATCAGTGATCCAAACCATATTTTTGTAACAAAACCAAaccaaaataaacaaacagtttTGGAAATCTTACAGACAAGAAATGGAAAGTCTTCTCTCCATAAAGCCTGTTGGCCAGTCGGAGGATGTAGGAGGCTTTGGGGCTGTTAATTGCAGAGCTGAGGGTCTTGAAGTGGGTGTGAACATTAGGGATTGAACTGAAGGACAAAACCTGCAATGAGCAACAGAATCAGGAAATCTCCAGAAACAGGACAGAGTTCCATTATGTGTATGTGTGAAAATTTCTTAACAGTCCTTAAATACACCTCAGGCATtaatctaaaaaaaaacaaagtgaaGAAAATACAATGCTATGATAATCAAAGGTGCTTAAAGATTACATTTGACATGTTTAACATCCCTCaagaaaatttaatattaaatgaaAAACAGACTGAGTAACAACACGTGGTTTATTGCATGTCTGAACAGGTGTGGTTTCATTTCACTGTGATACTCCCTGGAAACGGGGACGCAAATTTGCTTGAGTATAAAGTTCATTGTCAAGCTATAAACTTTATGGGGGTTTGCACATACACAAAGTTTTATCTCGGGCTGTATATTCTATAATTCATTAGCTCTTATCACAATATTGAGTATATAGTAACTGTGGTGTTACAGAAATCTTAAAAACACTTTATTATACTGACCAATCTCAGATAGGCTGGCTAGGGATTTAATGGGGGTTTGAAGTATCACATCATTCATATGATCCAACAAACAAACATCATTTTGTGATTTGACCAAGAATAACAAGCTTTCACCATCACATAAAATTTTCAGCATTGTGACTTAATACAAGGTATTTAGAAACCACATTATGTCACAATATCGTTACAATTTGGACGTTTTGTTCACACGTTCCAGTCCTGGTTTTATGTTGCCTATGTTTTTAAGATAAGCTCTCATACCTTAGCCATTTCCTCAGCAGTAGCTCCTCGGGCTCCTAAGTAGACCATACTGAGTGCAGCACTGATACTCAGTGGGGAAAAGAACAAGTTTCCATCCGGGTTATTGCTGCTTATGGCCCGATACAGGTCCAGGGCAAAGGCGCTATTAGCGTGGCTCAAATTCTCCATCTTTGATGTCTGGATGAATCTAATGCATAACACACACAATTATGTGAATTGTGCAATGTGGTGCACAACACCAAAATCCGTGCATGTTATGGCTGAAAACTCacgaaacattattattattattattattatccatccatccattatccgtaactgtttatcctgtgcagggtcgcggggaagctggagcctatcccagctgactatgggcaagaggtggggtacaccctgggcaagttgtcaaatcatcacagggctgacacatcgagacaaacaatcattcacactcaatttagagccaccaattagccaaacctgcatgtctctggactgtgggggaaaccggagcacctggaggaaacccacgcagacagagggagaacatgcaaactccacacagaaaggccaccgggctcgaacccagaaccttcttgctgtgaggtgacagtgctaaccactgcaccaccgtgcttttattattatgatgatgatgatgagagagcagggagacttgggacaggttttcaccttttgtagattgtgtgaaattctttgcaggttgtgtcacattcatattgcattagagaggattTACTATACCCAatgaccacaacattagtttctcagcttgccaCATGTACTGACCTACTGGCtttgttttctgtcttttttttttttggggggggggggaattgagGGGAGATATGGAGCAAAAATAACTTACCTCTGCCGACAtgtttgatttttatttattttcaaaactTGTAATATAtgaactgtataaacacacactgctggTGCAGCGATAGACAAATGTCAGTTTacacaaaacctgatgagacaaaacAATTCCATTCTCAAGACGGAATGAAATAAGCTCAagcctcatgcagggacacgcccacatttttaacaagcatttttaaacaactctccccatctggcaatttagaacaaaaaaaatccttaaatgtttttcctccagaatttaGGTTTAATAAATAATATGGCAACTCTATGCTACATATTTTAATTCCTAATAAATCCTGAATTCACAGCATACATTATACCACAGAATAGAGGTGGACTGAAGTAGAAAatgcaagttttggttgacaaaaatattgaactgcacaaatcttactgcagtgtccagcggcTCTAAAGGAAGTCAGTTACTggaaggggcaacatctaacttctgatgtaatctcaAACCTGACTGGTTGAAATTAATTGATGGGAAtataaactgtcccaagtctcaccACTTATAAAACAGTTTTTGGATATTAAATGTATTTACAGAAAGCACACACTAAGTCATGGCTTATGTAAGCTGAATGCAGAACAATGGAAGTTTACACGATGCAAATCCTGTCACATGCAACTCCTAGAAATGTCGGATCTGCTCTAATCAAATGCAACCTAGAAATCTGGAGAGATCTGAATTTTGTAGTACTCACATATGGAAACTCGGGATGAATAGTCAGAATGCAGCAGACACACAAGCAGCTGTTGTAATGCAGTACACCCGAAAGCCATACAGTGATACGGAAGTGGAAGAGAGGAGGCTCCAGATGCTATAAGGGAGGAGCAATAGTGGAGGGGAAAAGCAGGAAAGAAGAAAAATGAATTGCTGAAGTGGAGCATGTTTATGTTCCTCACACAAAGAAAACAGTCATAGGGAAATGCTT
This Neoarius graeffei isolate fNeoGra1 chromosome 3, fNeoGra1.pri, whole genome shotgun sequence DNA region includes the following protein-coding sequences:
- the LOC132883790 gene encoding leukocyte elastase inhibitor-like; the encoded protein is MENLSHANSAFALDLYRAISSNNPDGNLFFSPLSISAALSMVYLGARGATAEEMAKVLSFSSIPNVHTHFKTLSSAINSPKASYILRLANRLYGEKTFHFLSEFLDSTQKLYQADMQAVDFIGSSEESRKLINHWVEEKTEGKIKDILQPGMVTAMTRLALVNAIYFKGKWKDVFNTEDTKEMPFKINKNETKPVQMMYKKKKFLFKYIDEYKLQVLDLPYVEEELSMVVLLPEESQDGSDSLQTLETEITVDKLLEWTNPEKMTRWNDINVHLPKFKLEEQYSLTDTLNKMGMSSLFQANVADLTGMSSQGGLFVSSVAHKAFVEVNEEGTEAAAATVVMIRTLCWTPEKNFMADHPFLFFIRHNPTKSILFFGRFRGPQ